The genomic window AATTTAAGCATATTCATAGCATTTTGCTTTTTGACTTATTGAGATGGTGACTTGGGCTTGGGCTTCAGTGCCCCTTGACCTCTTGGGCCTGGAAGGCTCATTCAGTTGCTCTCATGCCAAAAATATTCTAGACTTTTGTCCCTTGATAGACCCCTGTATTATTATAGTCGTTATTTACACCAAAACAGTCACCTTTTAACCTTAGAGGGCACTTAGATCACAGATTTATTTTAAACTTTCATATTCAAAGTGAAGCATCAAGTGTGGTTTACTGAAGTTaaattgtaaaataattaaatacaacagcatttgtatttttttttaaagttgagAGAGATACGTCCTTTTAGATGACATGCTTATACAGTATATGTCCCTTCCAACTTAACCTTGAGTATTATGCCGTGTCTGTCTATGACCGCAAATTATCTGTCAGCAGATTGAGCACGCAGTTGATATGCATGACTCGAACGCTGGCAGATATATTGATCGTAAAATCAGAATTTTCTTGTATAGATGTATTCTTTATTTCATTCAATCAGGTCACTTGTTTAagttatttaatattattattattattatttttaattatttttaattatatatttttttttccgaTAGGGGGCCCCCTGGCGGTCAGGAGGCCCCAAGCGCCCGCTTGTATCGCTTATGCCTCGGGCCGGCCCTGATTATTCGCCAACAAGAACTGCATTAGACCCTCCCGTACATTGATGCCCTCTACATCCTGTGCCACTGCCACCCCAGGCTCTGCTGGTTGTACATCCAACTCGGTCACCATGCATGCTCCCTGCCAGTCCAGCAAACACCTTCCAAAACAGCCCCTTTCCATCGACAACACCttggaggaggatggagtgcCAGCCTTTACGGCTGAAGAAGTCACAGTGATAGTCCTGTGGTGCAAGGATTGGTATGTGGGATCCATCGATCGCACCAACACAGTGTGGGAGCCCCCACCTGTTCTCAATGTAGGTAGCCATTTCGCGGAACTTCACCTCGTCCGGAGAACGGATTTGTTCCGGCGACCAACAATGTCTCTGCTGCAGCACAAAAATCCTGCACACACCGGCACACAGTTGTGATGCTGACTCCAAAAAGAGGTCCGATACTCCTATACTCAGAGCCAGTAGCGAGCCTCCACAGTGCAATGGCCACTCTTTTCTTCAGGGGCACACATCCGCGGAAATTGGTGTCTTGCCGCTCCAAAACTGGACGCAGTTAGTTGGACAAGAAGCCAAACGTTTCTTCAGACATCCTGGAGTTCTCCACCCACTGCTCGTTTGTGAAGCCGGGAACAATCACATCCAGTCACATCCACATTCCTAGGATCGGTTGTGCGCCCAGACCGACGGTTTGCGGCGGAAATGTTGTGACGAGAGTAgcatctgaaacacacacacacacatgctacagATTTTAGTACTTATAGAAATGGCTTGCAATCATTAAAACGTTGCACACTGGACTTATTTTGTACGAGCTAGCTAGCATTAGCAACAGTTAGCTTACCTGGATGCGTCTTTTCTTGGAGGCTTGATTCCTCTCATCTTCGGCTTCACACTGTTGTATATACTCCAACACTCTCCGGGACTTTTCCAGTGTATTTTGTCTCGCCGCGTGCAGCCTTCTCTGACTCTCTTCTCTTTTGTGTCTGACAGAAAGCACCAGACCGAGCagcacgaataccatcgcatcgatgtcctccattgttgttatgtgggttctgtcccatgtgtggtttgtgtaggtgttgtttgcgtcgcgtacaaaaatacgtcacggccctttcgcgcagccgaccccgcccacgtccaggaggtactattagCGGTGGAAAatgacccgtgctgctaccgtgtcgagtcgtgtcgagtcgagtcgagctacatgtgcggtgtaAAAAAGGGGCagaaggagtagggggaggtggagtggcAGTCGGTGTTGGGCAGCCAGCAGAAGAGtcttgtgggggaggggccgcaGTATCAAACCTATTGAAAAATAGGTTCAGTTCATTGGCCCGGTCCACACTCCAACCCCATGCCACCCGTCTTCTGGAACCCAGTGATGTTTCTCATACCACTCCACACATCCCTCGTGTTGTTTTGCTGGAGTTTATTCTCCAGCTTTCTCCTGTATCTGCCTTTTGCCTCCTTGATTGCAAGTTTGAGTACCACCTGTACTCTCCTCACCTCATCACGGTTGCCATCTCTGAACGCCCATCTTCTTTTCATTCAGGATGGCCTTAATGTCCTTGGGGATCCACGGCTCATTGTTGGCATAACAGGTAACAGTCCGAGCAGGGACATTGCAGTCCACACAGAAGTTGATATAGTCCGTGATGCACTCTGTGAGCCCATCAATGTCTCCCTGTGGGGCTCAGAGAGTGCAGGCCATGCACCTCAAAGCAGCCTTGCAGTGCCTCATAAGCCTCCCCGACCGCCTCCTCACAGTCCTTGTGTACTTTCTTCACAGTATAATTGTAACCATGATATAATGGAGTCATTCAAGTAACAATATTCAAATAGGCCCATACTGACATTGTTGGGTAGTAAGACAGAATTTGGGTTTATCTGAAATCTGAATCCAGTGAAACAGATTGGTGGTTTTAGCTGAtataataaccctaaccctaataattTAAGGAAAGAATGTTgataataaaagtaaaaataaaatatcaacaCAAAGTGTCATGACAGAATAaactctgctgctgcagcaacagTCAGAGATACAGTCTATAAGGTAAGATATATAGATATCGTATGTATTCATACATGGTTTATGTAGGATATATATAGCCTAATCATATATTGTTTCTTCAAtttaaaaatagtttttttccccttctcgGAGATTATGTTCCCAGTTTAGATCTCGGACGTCTGGTCACTTATAGCATATCAGAATATTATATTACTGTTAAGCCAactatgaataataaaacacgccaaaccatgtgtccACGTATGACAATAAAAACGCATGGAAATCAGaagtattcagtgaggtatgattaatgaAATGCACCGACAGTtaattgctccagccaaacggattacacagagtggagcggatgaccactccaagatggcagcCCCTGTCTCGTCATGGGTctcgtctcgtcagcgccagtagcgctcgatgctccgtctatgatAATAGATGTCCTttgccctacgtactcaaactaagtaAGTActgatagtatggatattggaacacggcactggacTTGCTCAACGTCTGATCAGTACAAACTCTCCTCGGCTCAGCTACCTACAAACCTCGGACAAGTAAGTCAACCCAGACTATATCATGTTGTTGGTTTACTTTATATGGTTACCTTACCCTTATAATGTTGCTGTAGCATTAGCTCTCCAGCTAATAGCCTACTGTCGCTAATGCAAAAGTAGATGGCATCAGGaatgtgtgtgaacacacacaaacgcactgtAACGCGAGTGTTGTCCACTTCTTTATTTGGATCGACGTTCTGACTGAGAGCGTGCACCTCTGCAAAGTTCAAACCAGGGGAATCACACGAGAATGggcacaattcaacaaagggGGTACAGGCACTGATCTCTACTACTTGGATACCAAGGGAATGTTCCGATTCTTTAAGAATGTCTGCTCACCCTACTACAAACGAATACAACTGTCTTTTACCAGCTACGGGACTGCAGTAGTTATTGTGTTTAACTGATGAgcaggggcgtttctaggtttctgaaacatccggggcttaccCTAGAGgggaaattattatttttaatgctTTAGCGTGCATGcacattttttcataatgctttacatAAATGAAGAAATTGCGCCGTTTtgtatagctttaaatagctacctgactacTGTGCTGCTTATGTGGTACAAAATAACCGAAttctatcacttcaactaacTAGGAGAGCATGAGGAATTTAGGAGTCCGGAGCAAGTATGACTTTATTGTTGAACAAGCAACAACATGGCCAGGTAGTTTGCAAAGCACTGCTggatagggctgggcgataactCGATTACGATTATTAATCGCGATAAATCTCACATTGATGACGACGATAAGCATTAGACATAAATGCTcgatatgaaaaaaataattcatatttttaatttatttttttaattaaaaaaataaaataaacatttctgATATGGATTTACCTGACAGCCAATGCGGCAGGAATAAGCAAAATAGTCAGATCGCAGTTTTGCGGTTAATGCCTAAGTACACGCCCATTCATTCACGTtcattttggagcacaaaaaacgcatatagacgctttcttcagttggctgtttttagctgattctatcaaaacgctataatcTTGGAACGAAGGCGgtagtggttatggtaaaaacgaaatcgctattttaaaccacttaaaaggctagaagtagcctgacacttatttggtagtataataagggtcttggcatataaaacgaggcattgagaactttgtaagtgtacagattgtttattaaaaagtaaaTTTTTCGGTATGGTATTTTTCTCGGTATTCCCTGCCTTTTGGTTCATAGTTACCACGTGAGTTAAAAGTgatccggattggactactttcttcaaagtACTAAATTCATTGAAATCAAGGCATTGCAATTTTTGCTAATCGCTATATgtgggtctttctcagaaacattgaaaaaatgTTCACACCGCAGACATATATTGCTTATCCAGACAAGCGTGTGCTGGCCGCACTTTTTGTTTGCACCATCACAAATTTCTGTTTCGGCCGTGTTGTTTCGGTGATAAAAGTATTTCggccgaaaaccgaaaatgaACACTAGAATCTTCTGACGATCTGGCCCATACATTGATTGATTTTATACTGTAGTAGTGTTAATTGAAGGACACTAGGTACCGGTTAAACATAGCTGAAATTTTCATAAGgcgtgtggtagaaattaatgattatattctatggtaaactatgattattattaggcctgtatATCTAATGGTAGAATACATTTAAAGCCTCTCTGGATTCTGATCCAGGGCTGGACACGAGTCCTGCACTTGCCTCGCATGTCAGGTTGTGctcagatcattttgcgctggtgttcgttgagtgtccATCACCTGGTCACctgcttgagctttgagtctaggggggagggtgctggaggagacatccctctccaaaacttTGATTCTGTGCCTGctatacacattttaaaccctctttgTAAAGGTTAGATgtacatacatttaaatagttcctttcacgtgtacaaatacacatttCCTCCTTTTATGCAAACAATGTACTAAAACATTTACTTTCTGTCTTTTtgtccctctgcagaagactgcgatgcctttggagaccgtagcacgcagcgcggcgccacctcagagTGTCTGGGTGTggtcgcccctggctcctcccacatgtccagtcacagcgaggagctGAAGTTCCTGAGCGTCGACGTAAAAAGGGAGGGCCCTCTGGCgacggacggccatgacaccctcttcaccgtgtcagaagtggaggccctgaactcgctgtctgcggaccacagcgcggccaagagcctggagcgcggcgagcggctggtctgccgtgaggagctgagtgtgcaggttggaaatcatcttctcattcaccctccaaaagagaggcttcctctgttacaactctaaAACAGACCCATTGAAAGcccacacctttatgattcaatgtGTCGTAAGTGGGGATTAATAACTATTCTGTGCAAATTAAAgaatatgtattgtgtgtgtttccttctttatgtggaaagcagcagaccccagacaccatttcaatcaaggttgaagaggatattggtggaggcatgcccgccgtaggttagtaatacacattgcatctatgcaagaaaacaacctggatcaactgagaatgtactcgattctacctgcgctaaaaagcctggtcatCTTTTGAGAAGcatgaccagagccctgctaaaacacgaaTGCTACTTATACAGTTCATAGTACAGGGATGGGCatctttcatgataaagagggccacaattcttcatcttcaccatcagagggccatgTGACTGTGCACTTCAACCAGACGTAAACTGAGAGAAGCTGCACATTGAATTTGTTGGaaatgatttcctgtattctggtgcattttggggatggccactacctacaaAATCTTCCAGATTCATAACCTATGTATGGTATGgtgattgaaccaacatacattcatttcatgtattCCATGCTCAACAGCCACATGATTGGTTAGTAATTTGATCAGtacaaagggctcacatacatcatcattcaatgatgtcacaaaactgaaaaacagtggcccaacaactcaatgaactcaaacccaacaagcatgtTATTCACTTCTgggcagttgtagtagttgtcgtggcgacttaagtggaaatccttcatgactgatatcgcttctaagcacactagacacatgggtttgcctttgaattttATGAACAGATACTCagcttttcttctttcttaaccaagttttctgtaactcgattcttttttttcttttttttatagaaattaTGTGCGTGCCCATCCCTTTCATAGTAGAATGATTTACATCTTCTTCATGGCAAAAAGGTGTCACGAATGCTGAATCAGCTCCCAGtataactacagtattggtAAAACGGGTGATAGGAAACAACAGATGACCTGGGTTGTGTCTTTATGACCTCCCCACATCCTTAAAAGGCCGAGACGTAGCGGTGCCTTCTCAGCTGgagcctttgacccttgaccccccccaaGGGGGACTAGGAAAatgcatgaataataataataataataactgcagaagttagaaagaatgtcaaaatataattcttccaatacacacacaagtatgTACATATTACATACTGGATCCCTTTGTGCAAATAATGTATTAAAACCTTtactttctctgtctttgttttctTCACTCAAGAAGACGGCAGTGACATTAGAGAccgcagcacgcagcgcggcgccacctcggagagtctgcgtgtggacgcccctggctcctcccgcATGGCCAGTCACAGCAAGGAGCTGAAGATCCTGAGCGTccacggacaaggggagggcccactggcggtggactgCCTTGACACCCTCCTCGTTAAGTCAGAACcggaggccttgagctcgctgtccgctaaccacagcgtggccaagacgagcctgaactgcagcgtacggctcgtccgccttgaggagctgactgggcatcagggcggccgcaagggccggcccggtgtcttgtgtggaaaGGTTGTTCCCAACGAGGCCAATATGATCGTCCACATGAGGAACCACGCGGACGAGAAGCAGTacgggtgcgaccaatgcatgaGGCGCTTCAAATGGCAATGCTCCCTGAcggtccacatgaggactcactctggggagaagccctacaagtgtgaccaatgcatgaagcgcttcagtctGAGAGGCCACCTGAACACCCACATGAGGATTCACTCCggagagaagccctacaagtgtgaccaatgcacgatgcgctACCGTAAGAAATGTCacctgaagcgccacatgaggactcactccggggagcagccctacaagtgtgaccaatgcaagaAGCGCTTCGGTCGGAAAggcaacctgaagatccacatgaggactcactctggggagaagccctacaagtgtgaccaatgcacgaagcgctacATGCAGCAATGCgacctgaagaaccacatgaaGACTCATTCCGATGAGAATCCCTACGAGTGTGACCAATGCAGGATGAGCTTCAGTGTGACAAGGGACCTGAAGCTCCACGTGatgactcacaccggggagaatcCCTACGAGTGTGACCAATGCAGGAAGCAATTTTTTTCGAAAAACCAACTGATGATCCatatgaggactcactccgacGAGAGGCCCTACatgtgtgaccaatgcacgacgCGCTTCATAGATCGTTGCAGCCTGAAGCGCCACATGATGACTCACTCcagcgagaagccctacaagtgtgaccaatgcacgaagcgcttcggTCGGACATCACAGCTGAAGAGCCACCTGAAGACTCACCgcagggagaagccctacaagtgtgaccaatgcacgaagcgcttcagtttGGAAACCGACCTGAAGATATATTgctattttgcatgatttgccctagtgggagcatgtagatgttgaataaagagggtcctaaaaTCGAAcattgtgggactccacatgtcacgttggttgattctgatacaaagtcgtaAATGGAaaaaagtagttcctattttgtaggcaggacctgaaccaatttaaaactgtgcctgaaagccccacccagttttctaacctgtccagaagtaatgtatggtctacagcagggatgggcaactggcggcccgcatcctcactcagtcaggcccgcacataataaaaaaaaaaaaaaaaaaaaagaataataatgatTGATCGAGTTATAGAAAACtcagtcaagaaagatgagaagaattcatagaatttgaaggcaaacccatgcgtctagatatcagtcattaaagatatccactttagtcgccactacaactactacaactgcttgttgggtttgagttcattgagttgttgcacttaatgttgggccactgtttttcagttttttgacttcattgaatgatgatgtatgtgagccctttgcactgataaaaatactgaccattcatgtggctgtttgagaaTGGAAAACATgcaatgaatgtatgttggttcaattaataTACCGTagataggttatgattctggatgattttttaggtagtggccatccccaagatgcaccagaatacaggaaatctaccaaattcaaaattgtgtagcttctctcagctcacgtttatttgaagtgtgcagtcatgtggccctccgatggttatgatgaaaaatgtgtccctctttatcatgaaagttgcccatccctgccttAGAGGGTTTACTCTCCTTTTCCACACTGAGACCACCAGCATGGAAACATGTAATGACTTATCTAAAAGCAACAGGTTTATTTGACATATAATTGtatctgttgttttctatttatatgattttgtttatttactttaGTTCTTTTGCATAACGCATAACCTCCATCGAAGCTCTAAACCaaacagtaggtggcggtaatgcaccCTATTAGTTTGCCAACCGCCAAATAAACTCAAAAGAAGGAGATTCTGGCTCGACCGCCCATGAgaaaatgagctacgaccgtgtgAGTGGCGTGCCACATTCTTCCCTTGAGAGAGCTCAGTGTTTGGATGTAGAAATCAACACAAGTCTGTTTTTGAATTCCTTCATCCAAGCCTCGGAAGAAGCAGTGGGTTAATTGCATTGTCACTGGAAATGCGCCAGTCTGCGCAAAACATTTCACTGACTACTGCCTCCTCAACTTGGGCCAATGCAGAGCTAGACTTGCTCAATGTTGGAAAAGCAAGTCTAGCTCAGTAACAAACCTCCTTGGCTCAGCTACAAACCTCGAAAAAGTAAGTCAACTTATTCTATAGcattgtgttgctttactgtatgTGGTTACCTTGTTACCCTTATTATGTAGCTGTAGCATTAGCTCTACAGCTAACAGCCCAGTTACTGTAGCTAATGTAAAGGTAGATGGCATCAGGTATGcgtgtaaatacacacactgtaacgcgagtgttgtacacttctttgttatgtgGATCACCGATCATCTGAATGAGTGTTTACCTCTGCAAGCCAGGGAGCTCATCACACGAGAATCTAAGCAAGCAAGGGGCATCATACGAGAATGggcacaattcaacaaagggGGTACAGTCGCTGATCTCTGCTGCTTGGAAACCAAGGGAATGCAATGTTTTACAATGTCTGCTCACCATACAACAAACGAATACAACTGTATTTTACCGGCCACTGGACCGCAGTAGTTCTAGCATTTTACTGATGAGGTGATAAATGGCCGGTTAACTCTTCCTAAATGCATAGCCCACTCATGTTTTCCCCTTCACGcctgattcaaatcaaagggttattggcAGAATTCTGAAGAGCTTGATGTCATTGTATTGAGATGATGAAATGAACTTGTAAGATGTATGAAcgttaaaatatgtaaacaaataaaTCATGTGCTATATTTTCATATATATCATTTTATAATAAAGTATTAGGCTAATCTaattcactaaacatgcttATCTTATATCTTCTTATAACTTGCACCTGGAATACATACAAAGTAATACATTGAGTACTTATTTGACCTTGTCTCTACACAGGACATTACATCAAGTGCTTCCATTCAGCAGctcaagggatgttgcctgccagacagacCACCTGGTAACGCATACTGTAGGCACACAGCTATCCTTAAAGACTTTGCAGCCCCATTTTACAAGTGAAGGTATGTACTTTCCACATtgagtcttctttttctttgatGTAGTAGATTCTAGAAAGCATAgattctaggctgatgctagattctacctgcgctaaaaagcctggtcctcttttgaaaagcatcatgaccagccctctgataaaacacgagtcaaacttgggagttgcatttcaaagatggaatcagtcaagtaCCCAGAAGGGTTAAAAATGTTGAATGTATTCAACATTTAACACAGCTGATCAGCTTACAAGGAAGAAAACGTTGTCGCTTTTTATTGTCAAAATAGAATATTTGCGCTTGTctcgcatgtcatgttgtgctcagatcattttgcgctggtgtACGTTGAGTTTCCTTCACCTGGTCACCGGCTTAAGCtgtgagtctagggaggaggttgctggaggagacgtccctctccaaaactgtgaatctgtCTGCaggacacattttaaacccaCTGTGTCAATGTTACAGACGCATATATTTCAAGAGTTGCTGTtacgtgtacaaatacacaatgcctccctttatgcaaataatgtatcaaaacaattactgtgttctttttttctccTGTCTGCGGATCACAGTGTGGttaagagcctggagcgcggcgagcggctggtctgccgcgagcggctgagtgtgcaggttagATATCATCTTCGCATTCACCATCCAAATGAgtggcttcctctgttacaactccagcaGCACACACCCTTAGAAAGcacacacctttatgattcaatgtGTCATAAGTGGGGattaacaactattctgtgcaaatgaaagaatACGTCTTGTTTGTCTCTTATTTgtaaagcagcagaccccagacaccatatCAATCAAGGTTGaggaggatattggtggaggcatgcccgctggaggttagtaatacacattgcatctatgcaagcaAACGActtggatcaactgagaattCTCTCAGTTGAGAATTCTCCCGATTctacctgcgctaaaaagcctggtcctcttttgaaaagcatcatgaccagagccctgctAAAGCACGAGgactacttgtacagtttacaGTAGAATTATTTTCATCTTCTTCATGGCAGACAGGTGTCAGGAATGCTGAATCAGCTGACTCCCATtataactacagtattggtAAAACATGTGATGAGGCAACAACAGGTGACCTGGGCTGTGTCTTTATGACCTCCCCACATCCTTAAAAGGTGGAGACGTAGTGGTGCCTTCTCAACTGGAGCCTTTAGACCTTGATAACCCAAAGGGGGACAAGGAAAATGCATAATCAACTAAAAGAAGTAAGaaagaatgtcaaaatataattcttccaatacacacacatccagtatgtacaaagtacatactggatccctttgtgcaaataatgaattaatacCATTATTTTTgctttcctctctgaagaagacggcattgacatcagagactgcagcacgcagcgcggcgccacctcggagagtctgcgtgttgacgcccctggctcctcccacatgtcaagtaacagcggggagctgcggatcctgggcgtctacggacaaggggagggctcactggcggtggacggccatgacaccctctttgccgcgtcagaacctgaggccttgagctcgctgtccgctgaccacagcttggccaagagcctgaactgcagcgtgagGCTCGTCCaccttgaggagctgactgggcatcagggcggccgcatgggccggcccggtgtcttgGGTGGCAAGGTTAttcccaacaatgccaatatgatcCACACCCACGAGGAGCCGTACGTgtgcgaccaatgcatgatGTGCTTCAGTCGAAAAGGCTACCTGaaggtccacatgaggactcactccggggagaagccgttcaggtgtgaccaatgcacaaagcgcttcagtcagagcGGGTCCCTGaaggtccacatgaggactcactccggggagaagccgtaCAAGTGTGCCCACTGCATCAAGTGCTTCAGTCAGAACGGGGCGCTGaaggtccacatgaggactcactccggggagaagccctacaagtgtgaccaatgcacgatgaGCTTCAGTCTGAAAAGCCACATGAAGGGCCACATGAGGACCCACTCCGGGGAAAATCCCTATAAGTGTGAGCAATGCACGATGCGATTCAGAAAGGAAAGctccctgaagatccacatgtgGACTCAccctggggagaagccctacaggtgtgaccaatgcacgatgcgcttcaAAAAGAAAagccacctgaagatccacctaATGATTCACTCCGGGGacaagccctacaagtgtgaccaatgcacgaagcgctacACTCATATTTCCGCCCTGAAGacacacatgaggactcacaccggggagacgccctacaagtgtgaccaatgcacgaagcgcttcagtctgaaaggcaCCCTGAACAGACACATAacgactcactccggggagaagccctacaagtgtgaccaatgcacgaagcgcttcggAGAGAAATCCAAGCTGAAGCgtcacatgaggactcactccggcgggAAGCCGTACGGGTGCGACCAATACATGAAGAGCTCAGTGGTCGAGCAAGAACATTTTCAGTGGGATGGCCAGGGTGAGACCAGAGATTA from Gadus macrocephalus chromosome 4, ASM3116895v1 includes these protein-coding regions:
- the LOC132455384 gene encoding zinc finger protein 782-like isoform X2 — encoded protein: MSSNSGELRILGVYGQGEGSLAVDGHDTLFAASEPEALSSLSADHSLAKSLNCSVRLVHLEELTGHQGGRMGRPGVLGGKVIPNNANMIHTHEEPYVCDQCMMCFSRKGYLKVHMRTHSGEKPFRCDQCTKRFSQSGSLKVHMRTHSGEKPYKCAHCIKCFSQNGALKVHMRTHSGEKPYKCDQCTMSFSLKSHMKGHMRTHSGENPYKCEQCTMRFRKESSLKIHMWTHPGEKPYRCDQCTMRFKKKSHLKIHLMIHSGDKPYKCDQCTKRYTHISALKTHMRTHTGETPYKCDQCTKRFSLKGTLNRHITTHSGEKPYKCDQCTKRFGEKSKLKRHMRTHSGGKPYGCDQYMKSSVVEQEHFQWDGQEVCDAFGDRSTQRSATSESLGVDAPGSSHLASHREELKIVIVHEEGDGQLVVDGHDTLFTASEVEALNSLSADHSAAKSLERGERLFCREELSVQVGNHLLIHHPKEKLPLLQLQHTPIESTHLCDSICH
- the LOC132455384 gene encoding zinc finger protein 260-like isoform X1 — encoded protein: MPAGEDGIDIRDCSTQRGATSESLRVDAPGSSHMSSNSGELRILGVYGQGEGSLAVDGHDTLFAASEPEALSSLSADHSLAKSLNCSVRLVHLEELTGHQGGRMGRPGVLGGKVIPNNANMIHTHEEPYVCDQCMMCFSRKGYLKVHMRTHSGEKPFRCDQCTKRFSQSGSLKVHMRTHSGEKPYKCAHCIKCFSQNGALKVHMRTHSGEKPYKCDQCTMSFSLKSHMKGHMRTHSGENPYKCEQCTMRFRKESSLKIHMWTHPGEKPYRCDQCTMRFKKKSHLKIHLMIHSGDKPYKCDQCTKRYTHISALKTHMRTHTGETPYKCDQCTKRFSLKGTLNRHITTHSGEKPYKCDQCTKRFGEKSKLKRHMRTHSGGKPYGCDQYMKSSVVEQEHFQWDGQEVCDAFGDRSTQRSATSESLGVDAPGSSHLASHREELKIVIVHEEGDGQLVVDGHDTLFTASEVEALNSLSADHSAAKSLERGERLFCREELSVQVGNHLLIHHPKEKLPLLQLQHTPIESTHLCDSICH